One Chloroflexota bacterium genomic region harbors:
- the upp gene encoding uracil phosphoribosyltransferase has translation MPEPLPATVHASSHPLVAHKLSLLRERNTEPKVFRELVRELSWLLGYEAMADLTTESYRLETPLEPMTGARLETKVGLVPVLRAGLGMVEAMLELMPMAEVWHIGLYRDERTLKPVEYYNKLPDAATVQVCLILDPMLATGGSSAATVDILKAWGAARIKQVSLIAAPEGIATLNTAHPDVEIHVGAVDRQLNERGYIMPGLGDAGDRQFGTFPPSSGA, from the coding sequence ATGCCCGAGCCTCTCCCCGCCACCGTGCACGCCTCTTCTCACCCGCTGGTTGCCCACAAGCTGTCGCTCCTGCGGGAGCGGAACACCGAACCCAAGGTGTTCCGCGAGCTGGTCCGCGAGCTGTCGTGGCTGCTGGGCTACGAGGCCATGGCCGACCTGACCACCGAGTCGTATCGGCTGGAGACGCCGCTGGAGCCGATGACCGGTGCGCGACTGGAAACCAAAGTCGGCCTGGTCCCGGTATTGCGTGCGGGTCTGGGGATGGTGGAGGCCATGCTGGAGCTGATGCCCATGGCCGAGGTCTGGCATATCGGCCTGTACCGTGACGAGCGGACCCTCAAGCCGGTCGAGTACTACAACAAGCTCCCTGATGCGGCCACCGTGCAGGTCTGTCTCATCCTGGATCCGATGCTGGCCACCGGCGGCTCGAGCGCGGCGACGGTTGACATCCTGAAGGCCTGGGGTGCGGCGCGCATCAAGCAGGTCTCGCTGATCGCCGCGCCGGAAGGGATTGCCACGTTGAACACGGCGCATCCCGACGTCGAGATCCACGTGGGGGCGGTCGACCGCCAGCTGAATGAGCGGGGCTACATCATGCCGGGCCTGGGCGACGCCGGCGACCGCCAGTTCGGGACCTTCCCGCCCTCGTCAGGAGCTTGA